Proteins encoded in a region of the Haloglomus salinum genome:
- a CDS encoding GNAT family N-acetyltransferase, protein MSDGPDGPVPAAPTVRAARDDDRSRLLAIQAAAFPDPQRTLLRSAVRARLALVAVDGPVASGGGVAAPDPVGYALFTADGDSVYVAELAVSPGHRRRGHGARLLAAVAARYPDREQLRLTTRADNEAARSFYASLGFREVEELPGYYGDEDADGPDPADGVLLVRDLE, encoded by the coding sequence ATGAGTGACGGCCCCGACGGCCCCGTGCCGGCGGCCCCGACGGTCCGCGCCGCCCGGGACGACGACCGCTCGCGACTGCTGGCTATCCAGGCAGCGGCGTTTCCCGACCCCCAGCGGACGTTACTGCGGAGCGCCGTCCGCGCGAGACTCGCGCTGGTCGCGGTCGACGGCCCGGTCGCGTCCGGCGGCGGCGTCGCTGCCCCGGACCCGGTCGGCTACGCGCTGTTCACGGCCGACGGGGACTCCGTGTACGTGGCCGAGCTGGCCGTTTCCCCGGGCCACCGGCGCCGGGGCCATGGTGCCCGGCTGCTGGCCGCGGTGGCCGCCCGGTACCCGGACCGCGAGCAACTGCGGCTCACCACCCGGGCCGACAACGAGGCCGCGCGGTCGTTCTACGCGTCGCTGGGCTTCCGCGAGGTCGAGGAACTGCCGGGGTACTACGGGGACGAGGATGCCGACGGTCCCGACCCGGCCGACGGCGTGTTACTGGTCCGCGACCTCGAGTAG
- a CDS encoding DUF952 domain-containing protein, whose translation MVHIVERERWAAVDANYRPASLDEGGFVHCSAVDEVLGVAASNHPDADDPVLLVVDPGALGSEVRYEEMADRAYPHVYGPLEREAVVDVLSLPREDGRYVLPGALR comes from the coding sequence ATCGTCCACATCGTCGAGCGAGAGCGGTGGGCCGCCGTCGATGCGAACTACCGTCCAGCATCGCTCGACGAGGGCGGCTTCGTCCACTGCTCGGCCGTCGACGAGGTGCTCGGCGTCGCGGCGTCCAATCACCCGGACGCCGACGACCCGGTGTTGCTAGTCGTCGACCCGGGGGCGCTGGGAAGCGAGGTCCGCTACGAGGAGATGGCCGACCGCGCGTATCCACATGTCTACGGTCCGCTCGAGCGCGAGGCGGTCGTCGACGTGCTCTCGCTCCCACGGGAGGACGGGCGCTACGTCCTGCCCGGGGCGCTACGCTGA
- a CDS encoding HFX_2341 family transcriptional regulator produces the protein MQTHIVPVGFDYDRLIAPLVRDQLDVDRVVLLEGAVGSEANVEYSRNLATKLEQDFQNLLGASTERFVVEDVYDYDAAFETAYALIEAELDRGDAEVWVNVSSMPRTVSFAFATAAHSIMVEREGDRNRIHTYYTVPEKYLETELAEELRTQADLLEDLLDGGAVDDVADERMRERLESARDLLGEFDERGTTIGAKRIGDAHIVELPVASFSNVKPFEELILFTLGEHGEFESVSELAQTLARELGEEYTDAFRSKVIYNVDRLGPGGKGYVEQESHGKSYRTRLSRIGELWVRSHADDSERFEW, from the coding sequence ATGCAGACGCACATCGTCCCGGTCGGATTCGATTACGACCGGCTCATCGCGCCGCTCGTGCGCGATCAGCTCGATGTCGACCGGGTCGTCCTGCTGGAGGGGGCGGTGGGGAGCGAGGCCAACGTGGAGTACTCGCGGAACCTCGCGACCAAGCTGGAGCAGGACTTCCAGAACCTGCTCGGGGCGAGCACGGAGCGGTTCGTCGTGGAGGACGTCTACGACTACGACGCGGCGTTCGAGACGGCGTACGCACTCATCGAGGCCGAACTCGACCGCGGTGACGCCGAGGTGTGGGTGAACGTCTCCTCGATGCCCCGGACGGTGTCGTTCGCGTTCGCGACGGCGGCCCACTCCATCATGGTCGAGCGCGAGGGCGACCGAAACCGCATCCACACCTACTACACGGTCCCGGAGAAGTACCTGGAGACGGAACTCGCGGAGGAACTCCGGACGCAGGCCGACCTGCTCGAGGACCTGCTGGACGGCGGGGCCGTCGACGACGTGGCCGACGAGCGGATGCGCGAGCGCCTGGAGAGTGCCCGCGACCTGCTCGGCGAGTTCGACGAGCGTGGGACGACCATCGGCGCCAAGCGCATCGGCGACGCCCACATCGTCGAGCTGCCGGTCGCGTCGTTCTCGAACGTGAAGCCGTTCGAGGAGCTCATCCTGTTCACGCTCGGCGAGCACGGCGAGTTCGAGTCCGTCTCCGAGCTTGCACAGACCCTCGCGCGGGAACTCGGCGAGGAGTACACCGACGCCTTCCGCTCGAAGGTCATCTACAACGTCGACCGCCTCGGCCCTGGCGGGAAGGGGTACGTCGAGCAGGAGTCACACGGCAAGTCGTATCGGACCCGGCTCTCGCGCATCGGGGAGCTGTGGGTCCGGAGCCACGCCGACGACTCCGAGCGGTTCGAGTGGTAG
- a CDS encoding tRNA-binding protein: MGIEEPDIDPTAFLEDVEMRVGTVRSVAAFPEARKDVYKLEVDFGSEILQSAAGLTDNYTKAELEGRQVVAVVNLGTVTIAGFESQCLVVGVDDGDGDVVHLQPEREVPEGTRVY, from the coding sequence ATGGGTATCGAGGAACCCGATATCGACCCGACGGCGTTTCTGGAGGACGTGGAGATGCGCGTCGGCACCGTCCGTTCGGTCGCGGCGTTCCCGGAAGCGCGCAAGGACGTGTACAAACTGGAGGTGGACTTCGGCTCCGAAATCCTCCAATCGGCCGCCGGACTGACGGACAACTACACGAAGGCCGAACTGGAGGGCCGGCAGGTCGTCGCCGTCGTCAACCTCGGCACCGTCACCATCGCGGGGTTCGAGTCGCAGTGCCTCGTGGTCGGCGTCGACGACGGGGACGGCGACGTGGTCCACCTGCAACCGGAGCGGGAGGTGCCCGAGGGAACGCGAGTGTACTAG
- a CDS encoding DUF1405 domain-containing protein: MSGASATDRVRRAYDRWFPADDLPEQRDLPRFVAPLPDWLEDLGLRLVWLVVLVNLAGTAFGFWFYGFQFTITEPVMWPFVPDSPMATLFIALSLASWKLGYADRVPWLHALAFFGCIKLGAWTPVVLTVFPVEYPGGSLAALGTLGFLWEYGLYSFLVVSHLAMVVEAFLVHRYASFSAGAVAVAAAWYTLNDVLDYLVPVVGEPHHTVLNAEPFLGSGFDHSVPAHDIAAAVAIALTVACVFLALSTRAAKLRAELEG, encoded by the coding sequence ATGAGCGGCGCCTCGGCCACCGACCGCGTCCGCCGTGCCTACGACCGGTGGTTCCCGGCGGACGACCTGCCCGAGCAGCGCGACCTCCCGCGGTTCGTCGCCCCCCTCCCCGACTGGCTGGAGGACCTCGGTCTGCGGCTGGTGTGGCTGGTCGTCCTCGTCAACCTCGCCGGGACCGCCTTCGGCTTCTGGTTCTACGGCTTCCAGTTCACCATCACCGAGCCCGTGATGTGGCCGTTCGTGCCGGACTCGCCGATGGCGACGCTGTTCATCGCCCTCTCGCTGGCGTCGTGGAAGCTGGGCTACGCCGACCGGGTGCCGTGGCTCCACGCGCTCGCGTTCTTCGGTTGCATCAAGCTCGGCGCGTGGACGCCCGTCGTTCTCACCGTCTTCCCGGTCGAGTACCCCGGCGGCTCGCTGGCCGCACTCGGGACACTCGGCTTCCTCTGGGAGTACGGCCTCTACAGCTTCCTCGTGGTCAGCCACCTCGCGATGGTGGTCGAGGCGTTCCTCGTCCACCGGTACGCCTCGTTCTCCGCGGGGGCGGTCGCCGTGGCGGCCGCGTGGTACACGCTCAACGACGTGCTGGACTACCTCGTCCCCGTCGTGGGCGAGCCACACCACACCGTGCTGAACGCCGAGCCGTTCCTCGGGAGCGGCTTCGACCACTCCGTCCCGGCCCACGACATCGCCGCGGCGGTCGCCATCGCGCTGACCGTGGCCTGCGTGTTCCTCGCGCTCTCGACGCGGGCCGCGAAACTGCGGGCGGAGTTGGAGGGCTGA
- a CDS encoding DUF547 domain-containing protein — translation MTTTSPDATAADPVALSREFLRRVRTGESTHPVASRLRDLDREALARGLDTDDARLAFWVNVYNAAARDLLAAAPETFADRSSFFGADIVTVAGRALSLDDVEHGLLRGARSKWGLGYVRNPWPSAFLTRFGVRERDPRIHFALNCGAAACPPIASYSREDIDRELELATRSYLEQEAVYEPDADLVRAPRLLLWFVGDFGGPSGAKEFLRAHGVFPKTADPSLRFRDYDWSFELGAFADPAEW, via the coding sequence GTGACGACGACCTCGCCCGACGCGACGGCGGCCGACCCGGTCGCGCTCTCCCGCGAGTTCCTCCGACGGGTGCGGACCGGCGAGTCAACGCACCCGGTCGCCTCGCGGCTCCGTGACCTCGACCGAGAGGCGCTCGCGCGGGGCCTCGACACCGACGACGCCCGGCTCGCGTTCTGGGTGAACGTCTACAACGCCGCGGCCCGTGACCTGCTCGCTGCTGCACCCGAGACCTTCGCGGACAGGTCGAGTTTCTTCGGTGCCGACATCGTGACCGTGGCGGGTCGGGCCCTCTCGCTGGACGACGTGGAACACGGCCTGCTGCGCGGTGCGCGGTCGAAGTGGGGGCTGGGCTACGTCCGGAACCCGTGGCCCTCGGCGTTCCTCACTCGGTTCGGCGTCCGCGAGCGGGACCCGCGCATCCACTTCGCGCTCAACTGCGGCGCCGCGGCCTGCCCGCCCATCGCGTCCTACTCGCGCGAGGACATCGACCGCGAACTGGAGCTGGCGACCCGCTCGTACCTCGAGCAGGAGGCCGTCTACGAGCCCGACGCCGACCTGGTTCGGGCGCCCCGCCTGCTGCTCTGGTTCGTCGGCGACTTCGGTGGGCCGAGCGGGGCGAAGGAGTTCCTCCGTGCACATGGCGTGTTCCCGAAGACGGCCGACCCGAGCCTGCGGTTCCGGGACTACGACTGGTCGTTCGAACTCGGTGCGTTCGCCGACCCAGCGGAGTGGTAG
- a CDS encoding DUF92 domain-containing protein: MTGNVRRAGAYALVGSLALVVPVLAGRGLDPLTTAGAAALPFVAVGLAALYVVDEGPLFDLLARPGDYEEGRLFGLAAFAFACAGLALLVPLRQFGLPPTAFVGSVAALVVGNVTAELVRLRTTDPFAVTTGFTLGGLVAAVAAFLAVGEIAGGRLALPLVAFLAAVAALAAALLRAALFERDDPLVLVSVALLLWGFLELGIAAPTIRVGVGIGVSALLGYVAFALGTASLTGMLTGVLLALLAIVLGGYGWFALLITFFGLGGLSSKFRYEEKAARGIAEDNEGARGGGNVLANSAVALVAVVLFAASARVGMPPELFRYAFAGSVATAMADTLSSEIGGLFDGPRLVTTLERVEPGTDGAVTWQGQVAGLAGAGIIAGIAAVFFDLGPVATGLVVVGGFAGTLADSLLGATLEGPVLGNQGVNLLATLAGAIVSAALALALGLA; encoded by the coding sequence GTGACGGGGAACGTGCGGCGGGCGGGGGCGTATGCCCTCGTCGGCTCGCTGGCGCTGGTGGTACCGGTGCTCGCCGGACGGGGGCTCGACCCCCTGACCACCGCCGGTGCTGCGGCACTCCCCTTCGTCGCGGTCGGGCTGGCCGCGCTGTACGTCGTCGACGAGGGGCCGCTGTTCGACCTGCTGGCGCGCCCGGGCGACTACGAGGAGGGGCGGCTGTTCGGCCTCGCGGCCTTCGCCTTCGCCTGCGCGGGCCTCGCGCTGCTCGTCCCGCTCCGGCAGTTCGGCCTCCCGCCGACGGCGTTCGTCGGCAGCGTGGCCGCCCTGGTCGTCGGGAACGTGACCGCCGAACTCGTCCGGCTCCGGACGACCGACCCGTTCGCCGTGACGACGGGCTTCACCCTCGGTGGGCTGGTGGCCGCGGTGGCGGCCTTCCTCGCCGTGGGGGAGATCGCCGGCGGACGGCTCGCACTCCCACTCGTGGCGTTCCTCGCGGCGGTCGCCGCGCTCGCGGCGGCGCTCCTGCGGGCCGCGCTGTTCGAGCGCGACGACCCGCTCGTCCTCGTCTCCGTGGCGCTGTTGCTGTGGGGCTTTCTCGAACTCGGTATCGCCGCACCCACGATACGCGTCGGTGTCGGTATCGGCGTCTCGGCGCTGCTGGGCTACGTCGCGTTCGCGCTCGGAACCGCCTCGCTCACCGGGATGCTGACGGGCGTGCTGCTCGCGCTGCTGGCCATCGTGCTCGGCGGCTACGGCTGGTTCGCGCTCCTGATAACCTTCTTCGGGCTCGGTGGGCTCTCCTCGAAGTTCCGCTACGAGGAGAAGGCCGCACGCGGCATCGCCGAGGACAACGAGGGCGCCCGCGGTGGCGGGAACGTCCTCGCCAACTCGGCGGTCGCGCTGGTCGCCGTGGTCCTGTTCGCGGCCTCCGCGCGGGTGGGGATGCCGCCCGAACTGTTCCGGTACGCGTTCGCCGGGAGCGTCGCCACCGCGATGGCCGACACCCTCTCGAGCGAGATCGGTGGCCTGTTCGACGGGCCGCGGCTGGTCACGACGCTCGAACGCGTCGAGCCCGGCACCGACGGCGCGGTCACCTGGCAGGGCCAGGTCGCGGGGCTCGCCGGGGCCGGCATCATCGCGGGCATCGCCGCGGTCTTCTTCGACCTCGGTCCGGTCGCGACCGGTCTCGTCGTCGTGGGCGGGTTCGCCGGCACGCTCGCCGACAGCCTGCTCGGCGCCACGCTGGAGGGGCCGGTGCTGGGCAACCAGGGGGTCAACCTGCTCGCCACGCTCGCCGGCGCCATCGTCAGCGCGGCGCTCGCGCTCGCGCTGGGTCTGGCATGA
- the dnaG gene encoding DNA primase DnaG, translating to MPDTAKYLIHARISADGVVERNDVVGAVFGQTEGLLGDDLDLRDLQESSKVGRIDVEIDSEGGQSFGHLTIATSLDKVETAILAAGLETIDRVGPCRADLEVTSIEDVRAAKRREVVDRAKELLGEAFEGAMMSSEELVEEVRRSIRVEDMAEYEGYPAGPNVGDSDAVIVVEGRADVTQLLGYGIKNAVAVEGTNVPEEVADLTRHKTVTAFLDGDRGGDLILKELVQVGEVDYVAFAPEGQSVEDLSRHEVMAALRDKVPYETIADREAGAHEVAATDGSSRPAPDSEDATAGTTAATETPPTAPSTPDESIPEAPADLETGPPANECAAPEADQPLVDEPDTDGAGVADAEAEGTATDEEAVGESAADTEAAVDDDTEAESEEHEPDEPETLRGHVRATVGTGEVRLLDGEMAALAVAPVDEAFGRVEDADPVPTAVVLDGELSQRLLDVCAQRGVDQIVASSLGELVKRPTGVRIRTTDDLLEVADQ from the coding sequence ATGCCGGATACAGCCAAATACCTCATCCACGCACGCATCAGCGCCGACGGAGTGGTCGAACGGAACGACGTCGTCGGGGCGGTCTTCGGACAGACCGAGGGCCTCCTGGGCGACGACCTCGATTTACGGGACCTCCAGGAGTCCTCGAAGGTCGGCCGCATCGACGTCGAGATCGACTCCGAGGGCGGCCAGTCCTTCGGCCACCTGACCATCGCCACCAGCCTCGACAAGGTCGAGACGGCCATCCTCGCCGCGGGGCTGGAAACCATCGACCGGGTCGGCCCCTGCCGGGCTGACCTCGAGGTCACCAGTATCGAGGATGTCCGAGCCGCCAAGCGCCGCGAGGTGGTCGACCGGGCCAAGGAGCTGCTCGGCGAGGCGTTCGAGGGCGCGATGATGTCCTCGGAGGAACTCGTAGAGGAGGTCCGGCGCTCCATCCGCGTCGAGGACATGGCCGAGTACGAGGGCTACCCCGCCGGCCCCAACGTCGGCGACAGCGACGCCGTCATCGTCGTCGAGGGGCGCGCGGACGTGACCCAGCTGCTGGGCTACGGCATCAAGAACGCCGTCGCCGTCGAGGGGACGAACGTCCCCGAGGAGGTGGCCGACCTGACCCGACACAAGACCGTCACGGCCTTCCTCGACGGCGATCGCGGTGGCGACCTCATCCTGAAGGAACTGGTCCAGGTTGGCGAGGTCGACTACGTCGCGTTCGCCCCCGAGGGCCAGTCCGTCGAGGACCTCTCGCGCCACGAGGTGATGGCTGCGCTCCGTGACAAGGTCCCGTACGAGACCATCGCCGACCGCGAGGCCGGCGCGCACGAGGTCGCCGCCACCGACGGATCGAGCCGGCCCGCCCCCGACAGCGAGGACGCCACCGCCGGGACGACAGCCGCCACGGAGACGCCACCGACAGCCCCGTCCACGCCGGACGAGTCGATTCCGGAGGCGCCCGCGGACCTCGAGACCGGGCCGCCCGCAAACGAGTGTGCGGCCCCCGAGGCCGACCAGCCACTCGTCGACGAGCCGGACACGGACGGGGCAGGTGTCGCCGATGCGGAGGCAGAGGGAACGGCGACCGACGAGGAAGCGGTCGGCGAGAGCGCGGCCGACACCGAGGCAGCGGTCGACGACGACACGGAGGCCGAGAGCGAGGAGCATGAACCCGACGAACCGGAGACCCTCCGGGGGCACGTCCGCGCCACTGTCGGTACCGGGGAGGTCCGGCTGCTCGACGGCGAGATGGCGGCGCTCGCGGTCGCCCCCGTCGACGAGGCGTTCGGCCGCGTGGAGGACGCCGACCCGGTTCCGACGGCCGTCGTCCTCGACGGCGAACTGAGCCAGCGACTCCTCGACGTCTGTGCCCAGCGTGGTGTCGACCAGATCGTCGCGTCCTCGCTCGGCGAGCTCGTCAAGCGACCGACCGGCGTCCGCATCCGCACCACCGACGACCTACTCGAGGTCGCGGACCAGTAA